DNA from Aphis gossypii isolate Hap1 chromosome 3, ASM2018417v2, whole genome shotgun sequence:
tcaataattttttataaatacgagtTGAGTTGgaaaattgacatttttgagattattttaaagacaatATCGAAGTGAATTGCTACACATTGGATTTTTGGTATCAGTGAGGgtccaaaaattatttcatttaagagGGGTAATGGAGTTGCTTGTATTTCATGTTGTAAATCATGTTAACATGCATtatatttgcaaaaaaataaaaatatttccttaAAGATTAATGtcgtaagttatttatttaaaaacacaactCTCTTTACGTCatccttataaattaaatttaagtagaatagttttataacactaatataactTGTAAGAGATCtagatacattattaattactcacctagatacaaatatattccttaaataggtacatgtaagacataaataaaaaagaatggtcgcaataatatcatacacaaaaatgtagaagaaaaaattgttttttcatatattgcGAAGCTATCTAGCTGTTTTGTATGGATAAGTTGATTGAGTGGTTATATAGTCTTCAAAtagcattatataattattgttatttgctTAACCTCAGCGGaacttttcattatattaaaataaataatttaaattcataaaaatttatttaaaacatacaaatcaaaaatatttcaataatatgtacaatgaaactactcgtataattattgtcaaatCAAACTAAAGAGGGTTTTTAAAAGaaggttaaaattttaatttttcctaatttatatatatttacgttttattCATAACAGCAAACCTACATCGTATTTaagatcttaaaataaatttatattttattatatagtcttaaaataataagtttgaaaatcatacataaatcGTTATAGGTATCAATATAATAGTTCTTATCTTTAGCaaacgttttataatttatacatattattaacttatgtaatatttattaaaatcatcatGTTTATACATCTGacacaataaaatagttataagtgATAgattcaagtataatattgatttagtaTAAGACTTGTTTTTTAGTAAgacctatacgtatataacagattaatataataattaaatagaaaatacaatttgttttaaactgaAAGGGTTAAAAcccttaaaatacattttttttttatttaacccaTTATTTCAACTTTCTAAAAGCAATAAGTAGATCCAGCTGTCTAACTTACTCGAAATTAAATATCGTAGAATTTTTTGCGTttcttcataaataaaataaacaacagtATCATTTGCTCAGTTTAGAATCTATAATGtaacaaattttgtttattaataacataatatttaattatgaataattaaggTTAACATGGTGTGCTATTATAAGATGCAAATATTACTAAGAGATGTGGCTTCCATTCAAGTTTTAATGAtggattatataatagtattacgagtctcattttattaactacataataccattcaattatttagttttttacaatgatttataaaaatattataatattatataattaaatggtcATAAGTACTTTTATATGATGCTTTTAaaggtgaataatattattatttcaagagTCACCATacgataatcataaataataataacttagagagttattattttcacttttaaataatatattgtcttattttttttttatattgataatttaagataaGTTCATAgacttatgtataatacttttttaaatgtttaacataCTCACATTGAACACAAAATGAATAGTTGTTCGATAATTAAGCAAAGACACCGAAGAGATAAAAGTGGTActtcacaatatttatttcaatttttttttttgtttttaacatttggaaagattagatttaatagtatgtattttatacctatattgttgacaataagaattaaaattaatgtaaaaaaaatatatataattgttttaacagAGAACTTACTCACGTACACACTTACTTTAagtataattgtgtttttgttGAGCTAAATTAGAACTGCACTgcaatctaataaaaaaaaaataccttaatCTCAATggacatattaatatacttatattatattaaattataagaaatcgATAAGAATTCATTCACTATACATATGTTAAAACTTGATTTATATCAAtgctttatataattatataagtaatgtattcattttcacaataattttaattttattgttctaaTGATTTGTTCCAAAAACATATTTGCTAATatagatcaataataaaaaaattttataatgtttcattagaaatattttttgagtatacgtatacactaaaaagtataaatgttttacgaataaaaaaaaataaataaataaagacgTATACAATGTTCTATATTGTCAATATATCATAGAccttaatttaactaatatattattaaatgtgtacaaatacacaaattatcaatattgcaaataatataatgtgtcgTTACTCgttgatcaataataatttatgttatgtattcACGGAatgaattaattgtaatacaagatataaaattgaaatttattttatagacaaattatagttttacgaTAATATCACTTTATAGGGTTTACCCATTATTACAAGtaggtattaagtatttatccaTCATTAGttgtagtacaataatatattaattgatatgaCTAAGTATCAAGATaatccttaaaaaaattagggaTTAGTTATCAAACTTAGCGAATACTTAATCACCCTGAAATTTGAGAAATTTATTCAGTTCAATATTTGAtggaaattaatattcaaacttgaatattttaaactcagtaattattttaaaaaagctggagaaaaaattgtatacgatATTGatactgttataattaatgtaataagtaatattttgatatcccGTATTTACCGTTGATAGGGTATCAATTCTCTCAACTTTAAAATCAAACTTCATTAggttagtaaaatttaaaagttttctgCACATGCGTATCGTGTTATTTTCAGTAAGTtttatgtgataataatagtttaccaCGTAGACAGGACAGTGTTAagtgtttacataatataattaagtaggcCACACGTGCCACCACGGTCCACGACATATCGGTGGTTTCCACAGTTGCGTGCCGTTGCATCACTATCATAGACGTAAATTCACTGACATAAGCAAAAATGAGAAAAACGCAATGACCGAGTTAAAAACAATAgctaatcagaaaaaaatgatatgaatACCATCGGTTACAATTACCAAGTGAAAAACCATTTAAAGTTGTGTTACGAGGTATAAATCATGACTTTGATCTaagaatagtataaaaaaataattatatgactaGGGTTACGAAGTGACTAATGTAGGGATTAGGAAAAAAATCTTAccctaaaaacaaaataatgattaagtgCATATAAGACAACCATTATTCTTGATAGATCTACAGATGCGAAAAATAGAATACATATAACAAACAATTTCTATGCCAGGAGGTAATAAAAACTTCCTAGCGATCGGAAAATTACCGAAGTAAATCGTTCATAAGTGCAACGAGTATCATAGAACCAAATACTGttctaaatctaaaaaaacaaaaactttccTAACTATGGTAAAAATCACAGTCAGCTTAAAGCAATACTCTGTAgtctgtaggtatataaaaaagaaattgaaagAACACATCTGAAATAAGTCACTAATGTAGGGATGTAAAGAATTTAGCAGAAGTCAGCTCAGTTAGGTCAACGAATATCATATGCAATTATACTAGTACTTAAAGTACATCAAGAAATAATCTAATGTCACATCAAATGTTAATACCTATTGCAACTTAAGGAGAACTATGAACTTAGattcattgatattttaattgcgTTAATCAATGTAACACAAATACTAGTAAATATTACAGCGAGAATGGACAAGCTGGAAATAAAACAGACAAAGTTCAAAAATaccaaatagaaaattaaatttacattttactagCAATAGGTTAGTACAACACAAACAAGAGCTTGAAAAACTCTTGCAAGAAATACAATTCATAAAACCATTACGCGTATACTATACGAGCAAGTAGAGTAAAACTAAAGAGAAAGCGAGGAAACTTCATTGGCTGGTAGGAAGACATTTCAAACTAAACCTTACAACTAAACGTCAATTGTACGTAGCGATAAGTCAATTACTCCTAAGGTATCTGGTATATACTACTGTAGGTTGTGCCAGTAAATATTGAGACCATTCAACACTtccaaaatattgattttcataCTATTGTCGCAGAAAACAGCTATACTATCAAAACATTATCCCAAGATTTTATGATGGCCACCGTTCAGGACGAGATTACGAAGTTTGCCAACAAACTCAAGATAAGACTAGATCAACACTAGGGGTCGTCCACTGCGAGTGATAATCCAAacatgttttgtataatatatctttcgAAATATATGATTgtgtgttaattatttattatttatatgtatgacttcgacatattttattgtttaaggtCACtgatcgtaataataaaaaaacatcgggttgtttaaaaaaaagttgaattcGAGTAAAAGCGGAGTTCAGATTATAAAGTCACTTCTTTTTACTGTTAAATCCATGATAAAAgtctaataataactattgatgtaccaataataattgtagtattattaagttattaaaaaaaacctatatattattttaattttgttttttctttagcttattttactagaaaaatgtatatagttgtttatatatttaaaagcatATTTGGAAgttatcttattaaaataaatctctttataatatatacaatgtatacaaaatgcgttatttatgaacattaaaaaaaattaaggttCATTATCctcgttttattattgttacatgttaattgcaaaaatatactagatacctacctacatttcATTAAGTACACttgaacatttatattaatttcaagtaaagtatatagattatattaatactgtaAGAGTGTAAGCATTAAAAGTATGTTTAATATgtgtgaattaaaaatttttttgtaaaatcttactacaaaatatatttatcataatgtatcaataaaattttagataaaaatgtatacaacttcttttatacataattatatttgttagcTCTTAATATTTTCCAGTGAAAcggaattaaaatgtatttatctaatttaaaaattgtatataacacTTGTATAtttcgtaaacattttttaagtaattattatgtgtacataaattatacacttgAATTATTGACTTTGCAGCtgagatacaaaaaaataaaataataaataggtataatattttcctgataatctataaatactatacttaaatatactaatttttttttatttgttttgtatattatcttaagtatagggttataaattaatgaaatgtaattggttaaaaaaaaattaaaaccgtaaaattcatcaaataaaaaacttatctGTTCTaatgacaattaataataataattgttttcagtATAAATAACAGTAGTTATGAACCGTTTAATTAGTTCATAGTTTGAAGTTGAGGCAGttgacatttttcaaacaggtaattatgttaaatgatgcattataatattaaaaactaaaataaaagtatgttaATGTCACCCAAacacttatatagttaatatgctaataaagtaatataatattattataaatgttttagtttGCAAAGTTAAGACTCTCTAGAACCTACAAAAATGGCTTCTGAAAAATGTAAGTGCCTATTTAgctacctataatttttataatttcttgatttggaaattaaattattggaacaaatctttaaatgttataagtattaaactacgtttagttaattttatgagaataataacgttatttctctgattttttaatagtttcgtTACCAGACAATTTTATGCTTGGAACTGGATCAAGTGCTTACCAAATTGAAGGTGCATGGGATGCAGATAGTAAGTTTTTTGTTGtggttcattaaatataatatacacttattattaatcatacatacacatttaacatattttcaatttaataatacttaataatacaatttataaaatgctctaaattgtaatgtatttatttcctTCTGTAACATTATCGTTAATACacctatttttctaaataaatataaaaaatataacttatatagctataatataaataagtattatgccaattatattattattaattatttgtaaaaattttaaatttaatgatgaaatataaaatgcaagaGAAATATTATCCTATGAAAATTGACTACTCTTTTACACTTCACTAAACTTTGTCTATGTGTAATAAACTAGTAagacctatatttattttataaagcaatatttaaattataaacttataagtactaaactaaaaataaaataacagacaccaaagaaaaattaaattattaaagtataatgttAGTAATCTtacattaggtacctatgtaagaaaatttaattataaaatcgatttttacaataaataaattaaattaaataaaaaccattaagtttttacaatatttaactatctattataaataattctagttatgaattaacaaataaaaactttaaccatataaaacagtaatatcattataacaaATGAATTACGTctactataggtataattagaTTGTTTTAAAGAGTTATAATCCATCCACTTCATTTAGATATTTggaaattattagaattaacTCGATGGATTTaatgatactataatattatattaatttatattgttttttttctttttacagaTAAGGCTCCTAGTATCTGGGATCATTATTTCcatactaaaaattttttagtcTCTAATCCAGGAGATCTTCTGACAAAAGCCCAGAAGAAGAAATTTCCTATATACCACAAAGGAACGGATCTCCACGCTTTAGATGCAATCCGTGGCTACTCATTTTTGAATGGAGATATTGCTTGTGACTCTTATAATCAACTTGATgaagatattaaaaacttgGTTGAACTTGGAGTACGTACCTACATGCAAAGTATTGAgcttatagataatttaatacatttattttgttatgaaaaCTTAACTACTAAACTTAACTAAACTactgaacatttaaaattttaaaatgttttattataacctatatttataaatgcaaaatatctgaattatatatattttttaacatacgtTAGGTGCaggtgataatttattttaacacttattttaccttttttaaaaactataataatatatacaaaaaaattgtcattatttttatatatcttatttatttataaaatgtaacgaatgcaattttaaaataatatgaaaaatagttaaaaatcaaaatacaaaaccatttattggttaaatagttttttatacaattaatatatttcaagtttGTAGTATTTtctcagttattttattttatttttttttttgtaaaattttgttattttctaaataattgaaataatgacATATTATGCTTTTTTAGGTAAATACATACCGGTTTTCAATAAGCTGGCCAAGAGTTTTGCCATTTGGTGATGATCGAACCGTAAACGATCTTGGAGTTCAATATTACaagaagttaattaaaaaacttaaggaTAACAAAATTACACCAGTggtaaagaaattataatataattttttttatcattatattttaaacattatatataaaaaagttagaCGATGAAGTGAAAAGTTAAattcaaatctattttatacttttcgtgtaattatttacttaattattttaatgttttcaatcAATTGAGATTAGTTAAACTTGAAATCatatttccatttttaaattattttaaatttattaaattcagttaaatattatttgcaaaCTCTAGGTAACAATTTATCACTGGGACTTACCGGTCAGTCTTCAAGAGCTTGGTGGATGGGCCAATTCGATCATTATTGAATACTTTACAAATTACTCagattttcttttcaaaacatttgGCGCAGATGTTAGTAACTAAATATATCGTTATGTGTGCAATATgctttaatgatttattatttttttttaaataaaatcaaatttatatatttaatataggtaaagaTATGGACTACAATTAATGAACCAAGATTAGTAGCTATGGCTTATGGTAATGAGGGTATGGCGCCCAGTGTAGGTGAAACGTTTAGCGGAATCGCTGAATACTTGGTCAtacgtaatttattacttGCTCACGCAAAAGCTTATAGGTTGTACGAGAAAGACTACGCCCCATCACAAAAGggtaagtaaaaatatctttttcatGGTGatgcattaataattgtagtagtaacacattatttaattgtcatatttttactaaatatgtgTACTACCActgtacctacttatgtaGTTAATTCTTACAgcttataacattttactatGGCAATcacattttaatgaaacagtgcaactaatattatagttgtatttcAAGAAAACGACGaagtatcaattttaattttttgtatttgattttaataggtGAGATCAGTATATGTTTTGACACAGCAgcatattttccaaaaaatccGGAACTAGAAGCTGACAAAAATGCTGTTGATAAAGCATTCGATTTTATGGTAcgattaaatattgaacatattcaaatacaacat
Protein-coding regions in this window:
- the LOC114119870 gene encoding lactase/phlorizin hydrolase-like; amino-acid sequence: MASEKFSLPDNFMLGTGSSAYQIEGAWDADNKAPSIWDHYFHTKNFLVSNPGDLLTKAQKKKFPIYHKGTDLHALDAIRGYSFLNGDIACDSYNQLDEDIKNLVELGVNTYRFSISWPRVLPFGDDRTVNDLGVQYYKKLIKKLKDNKITPVVTIYHWDLPVSLQELGGWANSIIIEYFTNYSDFLFKTFGADVKIWTTINEPRLVAMAYGNEGMAPSVGETFSGIAEYLVIRNLLLAHAKAYRLYEKDYAPSQKGEISICFDTAAYFPKNPELEADKNAVDKAFDFMLGVFTQPLVNGTFPQSLLDSIAKTNKEEKITKHIKRIVEFTEEEKTDLKKSYDFIAFNYYDSFKVQAMTEADFKEEAGLLNKDLGVILSPNSDNLKETFEGFTKVIKWLVDHVDNPKLFIAENGISEKPNVDQSELKIEYHHGILTELDKALKEGVVITGYCVWSFMDSLEWTSGYFSKSFGIYAVDFNNPKRPRSKKKSFDFFKTVFTQKTLPALKSKK